One region of Carya illinoinensis cultivar Pawnee chromosome 8, C.illinoinensisPawnee_v1, whole genome shotgun sequence genomic DNA includes:
- the LOC122318855 gene encoding heat shock 70 kDa protein, mitochondrial-like: protein MATSLLLRNLRHQKLHTSSLAACGSLIGGSAKRPLAASPFVNKWASLARPFSSRPIGNDVIGIDLGTTNSCVSVMEGKTPKVIENAEGARTTPSVVAFDQKGELVVGTPAKRQAVTNPSNTFFGTKRLIGRRFDDSHTQKEMKMVPYKIVRAPNGDAWVEANGQKYSPSQIGAFVLTKMKETAEAYLGKTVSKAVVTVPAYFNDAQRQATKDAGKIAGLDVQRIINEPTAAALSYGLNNKEGLVAVFDLGGGTFDVSILEISNGVFEVKATNGDTFLGGEDFDNALLEFLVSEFKRTDAIDLSKDRLALQRLREAAERAKIELSSTSQTDINLPFITADASGAKHLNITLTRSKFESLVDQLISRTVNPCKNCLKDAGISVKEVDEVLLVGGMTRVPKVQQIVAEIFGKSPSKGVNPDEAVAMGAAIQGGILRGDVKELLLLDVTPLSLGIETLGGIFTRLINRNTTIPTKKSQVFSTAAENQTQVGIKVLQGEREMAADNKLLGEFELVGIPPAPRGMPQIEVTFDIDANGIVTVSAKDKSTGKEQNITIRSSGGLSEDEIEKMVKEAELHAQRDQEKKTLVDIKNSADTTIYSIEKSLGEYRDKIPAEVVTEIESAVADLRKAMANDDVDEIKAKIDVANKAVTKIGEHMSKGSGGSSSGGSEGGEQQPPEAEYEEVRK, encoded by the exons ATGGCTACTTCTCTGCTTCTTCGGAACCTAAGGCATCAAAAGCTTCACACTTCTTCTTTAGCTGCCTGCGGATCC TTGATTGGTGGCAGTGCAAAGAGACCACTTGCTGCTTCTCCTTTTGTTAACAAATGGGCATCATTGGCAAGACCTTTTAG CTCTAGACCCATTGGCAATGATGTTATTGGTATTGACTTGGGTACTACAAATTCGTGTGTTTCAGTGATGGAGGGAAAG ACTCCCAAAGTTATTGAGAATGCTGAAGGTGCTCGAACCACTCCATCAGTGGTTGCCTTCGACCAAAAGGGGGAGTTGGTTGTGGGAACCCCAGCCAAACGTCAGGCTGTGACCAACCCATCAAACACATTTTTTGGTACGAAACGTCTGATTGGGAGACGTTTTGATGACAGTCATacacaaaaagaaatgaagatgGTGCCTTATAAGATTGTTAGAGCTCCCAATGGTGATGCATGGGTTGAAGCCAATGGGCAAAAGTATTCTCCAAGTCAGATTGGGGCATTTGTTCTTACCAAGATGAAAGAAACTGCTGAGGCGTACCTTGGTAAAACAGTGTCTAAAGCTGTGGTAACTGTTCCTGCTTATTTTAATGATGCACAACGACAAGCAACAAAGGATGCTGGAAAGATTGCTGGTCTAGACGTTCAGAGAATCATTAATGAACCAACTGCTGCTGCCCTGTCTTATGGGTTAAACAACAAAGAAGGTCTTGTAGCTGTTTTCGATCTTGGAGGTGGAACATTTGATGTTTCTATCTTGGAAATCTCAAATGGTGTTTTTGAG GTCAAAGCCACAAATGGAGATACCTTTTTGGGAGGGGAAGACTTTGACAATGCACTGCTGGAATTCTTAGTGAGCGAGTTCAAGAGAACTGATGCAATTGATCTCTCGAAGGACAGGCTTGCCCTGCAGAGGCTTCGGGAAGCAGCTGAAAGGGCTAAGATAGAACTCTCATCTACAAGTCAGACTGATATCAACCTTCCATTTATAACTGCTGATGCTTCTGGTGCTAAACATTTAAATATAACCCTCACCAGATCAAAGTTTGAGAGTTTGGTGGATCAATTGATTTCAAGGACTGTAAATCCATGCAAGAATTGTTTAAAGGATGCTGGGATATCAGTCAAAGAAGTGGATGAAGTTCTGCTTGTTGGAGGTATGACCCGGGTCCCCAAGGTACAACAGATTGTTGCAGAAATCTTTGGGAAGAGCCCAAGCAAAGGAGTTAATCCTGACGAGGCAGTTGCCATGGGAGCCGCAATTCAAGGTGGTATCCTTCGTGGAGATGTTAAGGAGTTGCTCTTGTTAGATGTGACTCCATTATCACTTGGTATTGAAACTCTTGGAGGCATCTTCACCAGACTGATCAACAGAAACACAACCATCCCTACTAAGAAGTCACAG GTCTTCTCTACTGCTGCTGAGAACCAAACTCAGGTAGGCATTAAAGTTCTTCAAGGTGAACGTGAAATGGCAGCTGACAACAAGCTTTTGGGGGAGTTTGAACTTGTTGGTATTCCACCTGCACCTAGAGGCATGCCACAAATTGAGGTGACCTTTGACATTGATGCAAATGGAATTGTTACCGTTTCTGCTAAGGATAAGTCAACAGGTAAAGAACAGAACATTACAATCCGATCTTCTGGAGGCCTCTCAGAGGATGAGATTGAAAAGATGGTCAAGGAGGCTGAGCTTCATGCTCAAAGAGATCAGGAGAAAAAAACTTTGGTTGACATTAAAAATAGTGCTGACACAACCATATACAGCATCGAAAAAAGCTTGGGTGAGTATCGGGACAAGATTCCTGCTGAGGTTGTGACAGAAATAGAGTCTGCCGTGGCAGATCTGAGGAAAGCTATGGCTAATGATGACGTTGATGAGATTAAGGCAAAGATTGATGTTGCAAATAAAGCTGTTACAAAGATTGGAGAACACATGTCTAAAGGCTCGGGTGGATCATCCTCGGGAGGGTCTGAGGGCGGTGAGCAGCAGCCTCCAGAAGCAGAATATGAGGAGGTCAGGAAATAG
- the LOC122274599 gene encoding glycine-rich domain-containing protein 1-like has translation MELEQELEWNEAQNIEISVDLVAAAKRQLQFLATVDRNRYLYDGPALERAIYRYNACWLPLLAQHSESQISEGPLVVPLDCEWVWHCHRLNPVQYKSDCEKLYGRILDSSNVLSSVQGTCQRQTEEIWNTLYPEEPYNFNLTRAFSEHISETLPGIEKYTQYDLVSAAERQSPFFYQVSRPHMSNDHFLEGAVARYKGFLHLIKRNKEKFIRRFCVPTYDIDLIWHAHLLHPVDYFKDLSEVLGKVLEHDDMDSDRTEGKKLDVGFSGTSKQWEETFGRRYWRAGAMYRGSAPSPLTTTPVFLSDMIGKEVVASNEFQKLIQLPQLKVVEVLLEFVGVKNLRIIFSSQFISFYRRNYGGQIATILDQDGLQFGAAFVDQSLLQNSVDGWCLIQPRKKTVHVQPFILGLIQQELARRANKGSLFVSFCKKQADTIFKGNRNLSILSESGEKQVAFFQCEPTGELLFQLKSHSTSNLPLKRTPKVLGSTSLFLQDFLAPVSELSVEKWLELVPSSSSVISKPIGLRVAVSFTVPSPAPHVLRMVCSQRFPKSSCFFPLPGKVRHAKSMVHVIDETGAELLSLQMRDLRKDKAKENCILSKEVIGIMASGERRTLADFVGTGWFLMDSHWSLHFRKNSGHDGHLFELSGNRMVKFFPGRKLGYEPNRCVKHRSEKDFMTAVDFSMEDPYGKEVALLDLKSGIFNVKEEWMVVPGITAAFILADVFKKGGYDGFAVNCKNMEMESLAEEANVDINAAISENGNLSGGGCGGKCGSSCGNALKIFENDNLSGGKCGSSCGNAFKSGGCGGSGCRNMVKSSGCGNMVMSGGCGGCGGSFENISKSGGGCGTKSDHSCAEEHSKEATF, from the exons ATGGAGTTGGAGCAAGAACTCGAGTGGAATGAAGCGCAAAACATTGAGATAAGTGTGGACCTTGTAGCAGCAGCCAAACGGCAGCTTCAGTTCCTTGCCACTGTTGATAGGAATCGTTACCTCTATGATGGCCCTGCCCTTGAGAGGGCCATCTACAG GTATAATGCTTGTTGGCTTCCCTTGCTTGCCCAACATTCTGAGTCCCAGATTTCTGAGGGCCCTTTGGTTGTTCCTCTCGATTGTGAATGGGTTTGGCATTGCCACAGGCTTAATCCA GTACAATACAAATCTGACTGTGAGAAACTTTATGGAAGAATCCTCGACAGCTCTAATGTTTTGTCTTCCGTTCAAGGCACTTGTCAGAGGCAAACTGAAGAAATATGGAATACACTGTATCCAGAAGAGCCTTACAACTTCAACCTAACTAGAGCATTCTCAGAACATATCTCTGAGACACTTCCTGGCATTGAAAAATACACTCAATATGATCTGGTTTCAGCAGCTGAAAGACAGAGTCCTTTCTTTTACCAG GTATCCAGACCCCATATGAGCAATGATCACTTTCTTGAAGGAGCTGTGGCTAGATATAAAGGATTTTTGCATCTAATTAAGAGAAACAAGGAGAAGTTCATAAGACGTTTTTGTGTCCCTACATACGATATTGACCTCATCTGGCACGCTCACCTGTTGCACCCTGTTGATTATTTTAAAGATCTCAGTGAAGTGCTTGGAAAGGTTCTGGAGCATGATGATATGGACTCAGACAGAACCGAAGGGAAGAAGCTGGATGTTGGGTTTTCTGGAACTAGCAAGCAGTGGGAAGAGACATTTGGTAGAAGGTACTGGAGAGCTGGGGCAATGTATAGGGGCAGTGCCCCATCTCCTCTCACAACCACTCCTGTCTTCTTATCCGACATGATTGGCAAGGAGGTAGTTGCATCAAACGAGTTTCAGAAACTAATTCAGCTCCCACAGCTGAAGGTTGTGGAG GTGCTTTTGGAGTTTGTTGGAGTTAAGAACT TGAggatcattttctcttcacaattcatctccttttataggagaaattaTGGGGGACAAATTGCCACCATTCTTGACCAAGATGGCCTTCAATTCGGTGCAGCATTTGTTGATCAATCTTTGCTGCAGAATTCGGTGGATGG TTGGTGCCTAATACAACCAAGAAAgaaaacggtgcatgtgcagcccttcatacttgggttgattcaacaagAACTTGCCAGAAGGGCAAACAAAGGAAGTCTTTTCGTCTCATTTTGTAAGAAACAAGCTGATACAATCTTTAAAGGGAATCGGAACTTGAGTATTTTGTCCGAGTCCGGAGAGAAACAGGTTGCTTTTTTTCAATGTGAACCGACAGGAGAGCTACTCTTCCAACTCAAATCCCATTCAACTTCCAACTTACCGCTAAAAAGGACTCCAAAAGTATTGGGTTCTACTTCACTCTTTCTGCAAGACTTTCTGGCCCCAGTCTCTGAACTTTCAGTTGAAAAATGGTTGGAGTTGGTGCCAAGTTCTAGCAGTGTGATCTCAAAACCAATTGGCCTTCGAGTTGCTGTCTCTTTCACTGTTCCATCTCCAGCACCACATGTGCTTCGAATGGTTTGTTCTCAACGGTTTCCAAAAAGTTCTTGTTTCTTCCCCCTCCCCGGAAAGGTTCGACATGCCAAGAGCATGGTGCATGTCATTGATGAAACTGGTGCAGAGCTGCTCAGCCTCCAAATGAG GGACTTAAGGAAGGACAAGGCAAAAGAAAATTGCATCCTTAGTAAGGAGGTAATTGGTATCATGGCTTCTGGAGAAAGACGCACTCTTGCTGACTTTGTTGGGACTGGGTGGTTTTTGATGGATTCCCATTGGTCCCTTCATTTTCGAAAAAATTCTGGCCATGATGGCCATCTCTTTGAGCTTTCTGGCAATAGAATG GTAAAATTTTTCCCTGGAAGAAAGCTGGGGTATGAGCCCAATCGTTGTGTGAAACATAGAAGTGAAAAGGACTTTATGACGGCAGTTGATTTCTCTATGGAAGACCCATATGGCAAGGAAGTGGCACTACTCGACTTGAAATCTGGAATTTTCAAT GTAAAGGAAGAATGGATGGTGGTGCCTGGAATCACAGCTGCATTTATACTTGCTGATGTTTTTAAGAAGGGGGGATATGAtggattcgctgtgaattgcaAAAACATGGAGATGGAAAGTCTAGCTGAAGAAGCAAATGTGGATATCAATGCTGCAATATCTGAAAATGGCAATTTGTCTGGTGGAGGTTGCGGTGGAAAGTGCGGTAGTAGCTGTGGAAATGccttgaaaatatttgaaaatgacaATTTATCTGGTGGAAAGTGTGGTAGCAGCTGTGGAAATGCCTTCAAGAGTGGTGGCTGTGGTGGTAGTGGATGTAGAAACATGGTTAAGAGCAGCGGGTGTGGGAACATGGTGATGAGCGGAGGCTGTGGTGGGTGTGGCGGTAGCTTTGAAAACATATCAAAGAGTGGTGGTGGCTGTGGCACTAAATCTGATCACTCCTGCGCTGAAGAACATTCAAAGGAAGCAACCTTCTAG
- the LOC122274600 gene encoding uncharacterized protein LOC122274600, translated as MEADGQSSRRRGNSQRRKFIRRDHVQGHECIFRDYFAENPVYPSNLFRRRFRMSRPLFLPILNEVESYNLYFVQRRDNAGRLGLSCMQKITAVLRMLAYGVTGDFMDEYIRIGKSTVMKSLKKFTETVVTVFSEEYLRSPTAKDIGRLLAVGEQRGFPGMLGSIDCMHWK; from the coding sequence ATGGAGGCGGATGGACAGTCATCGAGGCGACGTGGCAATAGCCAACGTCGTAAGTTTATTCGACGTGATCATGTTCAGGGACACGAGTGCATATTTCGTGATTACTTTGCTGAAAATCcagtatatccctcgaatctatttcgaagGAGATTTCGGATGAGTCGTCCCCTGTTTCTTCCTATTCTAAATGAAGTAGAGTCTTACAACCTGTACTTCgtccagagaagagataatgccggCCGACTCGGTTTATCTTGTATGCAAAAAATCACCGCAGTACTTAGAATGCTGGCGTATGgggttactggagattttatggatgaatacatacgtattggtAAAAGCACCGTAatgaaaagtctaaaaaaatttactgaGACAGTAGTAACTGTTTTTTCAGAAGAATATCTAAGGTCTCCAACTGCTAAAGATATAGGCCGATTGCTTGCAGTTGGTGAACAACGAGGATTCCCAGGAATGCTGggaagcattgattgcatgcattggaagtga